A genomic stretch from Arachis stenosperma cultivar V10309 chromosome 3, arast.V10309.gnm1.PFL2, whole genome shotgun sequence includes:
- the LOC130967792 gene encoding photosystem I P700 chlorophyll a apoprotein A2: MALRFPRFSQGLAQDPTTRRIWFGIATAHDFESHDDITEERLYQNIFASHFGQLAIIFLWTSGNLFHVAWQGNFETWVQDPLHVRPIAHAIWDPHFGQPAVEAFTRGGALGPVNIAYSGVYQWWYTIGLRTNGDLYTGALFLLFLSAISLIAGWLHLQPKWKPSVSWFKNAESRLNHHLSGLFGVSSLAWTGHLVHVAIPGARGEYVRWNNFLGVLPHPQGLGPLFTGQWNLYAQNPDSSSHLFGTPQGAGTAILTLLGGFHPQTQSLWLTDIAHHHLAIAILFLIAGHMYRTNFGIGHSIKEILEAHIPPGGRLGRGHKGLYDTINNSLHFQLGLALASLGVITSLVAQHMYSLPAYAFIAQDFTTQAALYTHHQYIAGFIMTGAFAHGAIFFIRDYNPEQNEDNVLARMLDHKEAIISHLSWASLFLGFHTLGLYVHNDVMLAFGTPEKQILIEPIFAQWIQSAHGKTSYGFDVLLSSTNSPAFNAGRSIWLPGWLNAINESSNSLFLTIGPGDFLVHHAIALGLHTTTLILVKGALDARGSKLMPDKKDFGYSFPCDGPGRGGTCDISAWDAFYLAVFWMLNTIGWVTFYWHWKHITLWQGNISQFNESSTYLMGWLRDYLWLNSSQLINGYNPFGMNSLSVWAWMFLFGHLVWATGFMFLISWRGYWQELIETLAWAHERTPLANLIRWRDKPVALSIVQARLVGLAHFSVGYIFTYAAFLIASTSGKFG, translated from the coding sequence ATGGCATTAAGATTTCCAAGGTTTAGCCAAGGTTTAGCTCAGGACCCCACTACTCGTCGTATTTGGTTTGGTATTGCTACCGCACATGACTTCGAGAGTCATGATGATATTACTGAGGAACGtctttatcaaaatatttttgctTCGCATTTCGGACAATTAGCAATAATTTTTCTGTGGACTTCCGGGAATCTGTTTCATGTAGCTTGGCAGGGAAATTTTGAGACATGGGTACAGGATCCTTTACATGTAAGACCTATTGCTCATGCAATTTGGGATCCTCATTTTGGTCAACCGGCTGTAGAAGCTTTTACTCGTGGGGGTGCTCTTGGTCCAGTGAATATTGCCTATTCCGGTGTTTATCAGTGGTGGTATACAATCGGTTTACGTACTAATGGGGATCTTTATACTGGAgctctttttctattatttcttTCAGCCATATCCTTAATAGCGGGGTGGTTACACCTACAACCGAAATGGAAACCGAGCGTTTCTTGGTTTAAAAATGCCGAATCCCGTCTTAATCATCATTTGTCAGGACTATTCGGAGTCAGTTCCTTGGCTTGGACAGGACATTTAGTTCATGTCGCTATTCCAGGAGCTAGAGGGGAATACGTTCGATGGAATAATTTTTTAGGTGTATTGCCACATCCTCAAGGATTAGGTCCACTTTTTACAGGCCAGTGGAATCTTTATGCTCAAAACCCAGATTCCAGTAGTCATTTATTTGGTACCCCTCAGGGAGCAGGAACTGCCATTCTAACACTTCTTGGGGGATTCCATCCACAAACGCAAAGCTTATGGCTGACCGATATTGCGCACCATCATTTAGCTATTGCGATTCTTTTCCTGATAGCTGGTCACATGTATAGAACCAACTTCGGGATTGGCCACAGTATAAAAGAGATCTTAGAAGCACACATTCCTCCAGGGGGTAGATTGGGGCGTGGACATAAGGGTCTTTATGACACAATCAATAATTCACTtcattttcaattaggtcttgCTCTAGCCTCTTTAGGAGTTATTACTTCCTTGGTAGCTCAACACATGTACTCTTTACCTGCTTATGCGTTTATAGCGCAAGATTTTACTACTCAAGCGGCGTTATATACTCATCATCAATACATCGCAGGATTCATTATGACAGGAGCTTTTGCTCATGGagctatattttttattagagaTTACAATCCAGAACAAAACGAGGATAATGTATTGGCAAGAATGTTAGACCACAAAGAAGCTATAATATCGCATTTAAGTTGGGCCAGCCTGTTTCTGGGGTTCCATACTTTGGGACTTTATGTCCATAATGATGTCATGCTTGCTTTTGGCACTCCGGAAAAACAAATCTTGATCGAACCCATATTTGCCCAATGGATACAATCTGCGCATGGTAAAACTTCATACGGCTTCGATGTACTGTTATCTTCAACGAATAGTCCGGCGTTCAATGCGGGGCGAAGCATATGGTTGCCCGGTTGGTTAAATGCTATAAATGAGAGTAGTAATTCTCTATTCTTAACAATAGGACCCGGAGATTTCTTAGTTCATCATGCTATTGCTCTAGGTTTACATACAACTACATTGATCTTAGTAAAAGGTGCTTTGGATGCACGTGGTTCCAAGTTAATGCcagataaaaaagattttggtTATAGTTTTCCTTGCGATGGTCCGGGACGAGGTGGTACTTGTGATATTTCGGCTTGGGACGCATTTTATTTGGCAGTTTTCTGGATGTTAAATACGATTGGCTGGGTTACTTTTTACTGGCATTGGAAACACATTACACTATGGCAGGGTAATATCTCACAGTTTAATGAATCTTCTACCTATTTGATGGGATGGTTAAGAGATTATCTATGGTTAAACTCTTCACAACTTATCAATGGATATAACCCCTTTGGTATGAATAGTTTATCCGTCTGGGCATGGATGTTCTTATTTGGACATCTTGTTTGGGCTACTGGATTTATGTTCTTAATCTCCTGGCGCGGATATTGGCAGGAATTGATTGAAACTTTAGCATGGGCTCATGAACGCACACCTTTGGCTAATTTGATTCGCTGGAGAGATAAACCAGTGGCTCTTTCCATTGTGCAAGCGAGATTGGTTGGATTAGCCCACTTTTCTGTAGGTTATATATTTACTTATGCAGCGTTCTTGATTGCCTCTACATCGGGCAAATTTggttaa
- the LOC130965924 gene encoding photosystem II D2 protein-like: protein MTIALGKFTKDENDLFDIMDDWLRRDRFVFVGWSGLLLFPCAYFALGGWFTGTTFVTSWYTHGLASSYLEGCNFLTAAVSTPANSLAHSLLLLWGPEAQGDFTRWCQLGGLWTFVALHGAFALIGFMLRQFELARSVQLRPYNAIAFSGPIAVFVSVFLIYPLGQSGWFFAPSFGVAAIFRFILFFQGFHNWTLNPFHMMGVAGVLGDLIYIFHIFSIFRLSFKLRLTEYQT, encoded by the coding sequence ATGACTATAGCTCTTGGTAAATTTACCAAAGATGAAAATGATTTATTTGATATTATGGATGACTGGTTACGGAGGGACCGTTTCGTTTTTGTGGGTTGGTCCGGTCTGTTGCTCTTTCCTTGCGCCTATTTCGCTTTGGGGGGTTGGTTCACAGGTACAACCTTTGTAACTTCATGGTATACTCATGGATTGGCAAGTTCCTATTTGGAAGGCTGTAACTTCTTAACCGCTGCAGTCTCTACTCCTGCTAATAGTTTAGCACACTCTTTGTTGTTACTATGGGGTCCTGAAGCACAAGGAGATTTTACCCGTTGGTGTCAATTAGGTGGTCTGTGGACTTTTGTTGCTCTCCACGGCGCTTTCGCATTAATAGGTTTCATGTTACGTCAATTTGAACTTGCTCGATCTGTTCAATTGCGCCCTTATAATGCAATCGCATTCTCTGGTCCAATTGCTGTTTTTGTTTCCGTATTCCTGATTTATCCACTGGGTCAGTCTGGTTGGTTCTTTGCACCCAGTTTTGGTGTAGCAGCTATATTTCGATTCATCCTATTTTTCCAAGGGTTTCATAATTGGACATTAAACCCATTTCATATGATGGGAGTTGCTGGTGTATTGGGAGAtctcatatatatatttcatataTTTTCCATTTTTCGACTTTCTTTCAAATTACGCCTAACGGAGTATCAAACCTAG